In Paenibacillus sp. G2S3, a single window of DNA contains:
- a CDS encoding glycosyl hydrolase produces MKRFKKSFALFLTAVMLVTMAVPALANGKTNDNLKTHWAGESIEKWQGNGVVQGYPDGSFKPDHKVTRAELVSIINKLFGFSTLSEMSFSDVPAKAWYASALSIAKQAGYYKGFPDNKAKADTEVTRQDAAALLASVFSLEPNTKASDFTDQASISAYAKEAIGALSGVLSGYPDGTFRPSDPITRAEVVTIVDKLVGGYYNTAGTFTGGDIQGNVVINRSGVELKNIAASGNLYLTSGIGNGEGILEDVAVQGNVFISGGGEHSIHLKNSKFAAVKVNRPEGKVRVVIEGRTAITQLIIDSASIIEVGSDSTIDQLVVGSGATGTLITTKGTISKLVVSASSVVLNGVTLVAGTYTVKDGVLVGQGTSTPAPGGSGGTSVEPTATPVPTATPEPTATVAPTATPEAGVHIVDEDASAATKSLFAYLDSKSGKQVMFGHQHDTTVSFAGKDKNGNVISDVYSSTGDYPAVFGWDTLSLDGYENPPGVSGDYEASRLGLSAAMKQAHDLGGIVTLSTHPYNFVTGGSFNDTGNSKGATRSVVARILPGGDKNGEFNKYLDRISDFANNLKDDDGNLIPVLFRPFHEQNGGWFWWGAATTTKSEYAELYRYTVEYLRDVKGVHNFLYVFSPNGSFNGNESEYLTTYPGDQFVDILGMDQYDNKENAGSEAFLNGLVKDLKMISQLAQDKGKIVTLSEYGYSAAGMKTTGNNELEWFTKVLNAIKADPDAAKISYMLTWANFGEGNNLYVPYKNVPNKADHELLPDFVNFYKDDFTAFASDVKGDNKYNLEVEVAAKRPFLHIVTPNNISTVTDAVTVIRAKVLNTVPSKVTYTVGDSGVEVEMTLGTDGYYSASWQPDASLNGSSTEITVRAYGTGDTTLTQTNSVFLKINEAPIKVITFDTEKDLEQIQNNGTWSGLANNAETIKTVLQHTSLEADGKLVINITEGLTAEDTWQELKLQLNDLALGGVDLSQVTRVKFSVLIPESAQNEANNAAVRSVIQLPPDWDTKYGMDSSYKSLSDLETVNIGGLQYYKFDVSIDLDNAAKSAEATGLAISIVGSGLEVEGELPIYVDNIGLYNTYTAPVADKALVDNFEAYGSSNEALAAKYPKAGGDDVSVSLSSEHKASGDYGMKLHYTINNAGYTGVGKSLGSLDWSDYNALSMWVASDGDNAYAEKGEPLKLVVQLVIDGGYFEAYPVINPDKNGKIVLSLKNLTEMSWGKAGELTQERLKQVQSFNLYVNAMDGQSHEGSLYFDDIQAVYDRTLPDMSEEGNGGSQGHEPGVLYAFTTEADIAGWATTNGSSANAQPPTFDGNEEAASVQFDLINTGNDANGSSKESFELAINPEKLNITGLETISAKVKLSSGAAKARLFIKTGADWKWSDSGDSVPVDSKGYTTLSISLPTAAAGVGVDLAAVKTIGIKIEDISNDGGTAKLYLKEVSLEKAVPDVHYGFETGNDGWSFNWGTATVSTDVYAEGKQSLKLDFAWNGEDKDPFIAASKVAALDLSSFSKLTAKVRIVSDHPDVQAKLFLQLGGYAVWVDSGAKIAAQDGFKEFMIDLSNNSNLSPENLKKVDAIGIQFVTPSTAGTATAYIDEIIASK; encoded by the coding sequence ATGAAGAGGTTCAAAAAAAGCTTTGCTTTATTTCTTACAGCAGTAATGCTCGTTACAATGGCTGTGCCTGCGCTAGCTAACGGAAAAACAAATGATAACCTCAAGACGCACTGGGCTGGAGAAAGTATAGAGAAGTGGCAAGGTAATGGTGTTGTTCAAGGTTATCCGGACGGCTCTTTTAAGCCGGATCATAAAGTAACGCGTGCTGAGCTTGTAAGTATCATTAATAAGCTATTTGGATTTAGCACTCTTTCGGAAATGTCATTCTCGGACGTGCCTGCTAAAGCTTGGTATGCAAGCGCTTTATCTATAGCGAAGCAAGCTGGCTATTACAAAGGTTTTCCTGATAATAAAGCGAAAGCGGATACTGAGGTAACTCGTCAAGATGCTGCAGCATTGCTCGCTTCTGTTTTTTCACTGGAGCCAAATACTAAAGCGAGTGACTTTACAGATCAAGCATCCATCAGCGCTTATGCTAAAGAGGCTATCGGGGCATTGAGTGGAGTTCTATCCGGTTATCCAGATGGTACATTTCGTCCGAGCGACCCAATTACAAGGGCAGAGGTAGTCACTATCGTTGACAAATTGGTTGGCGGCTACTACAACACAGCCGGTACATTCACTGGGGGAGATATCCAAGGGAATGTTGTCATTAATCGTAGTGGGGTTGAACTGAAGAATATAGCTGCATCAGGGAACCTTTATCTTACCTCCGGTATTGGTAATGGTGAGGGTATCTTGGAGGATGTAGCTGTACAAGGGAATGTATTTATATCTGGTGGTGGCGAGCATTCGATTCATTTAAAAAATTCTAAATTCGCTGCTGTAAAAGTGAATCGTCCTGAAGGGAAAGTTCGGGTCGTTATAGAGGGCCGTACGGCCATCACTCAGCTGATTATTGATAGCGCTTCTATAATAGAAGTAGGCTCAGACTCTACAATCGATCAGCTTGTGGTTGGTAGTGGTGCAACGGGAACATTGATTACAACTAAAGGTACCATTAGCAAGCTTGTAGTAAGTGCTTCCTCTGTAGTCTTAAATGGAGTGACTCTAGTAGCAGGAACATACACTGTGAAGGATGGAGTTCTTGTAGGCCAAGGAACAAGCACACCGGCTCCTGGTGGCTCAGGGGGAACTAGTGTAGAGCCTACAGCAACGCCAGTACCAACGGCTACTCCAGAACCTACCGCAACAGTTGCTCCAACGGCAACGCCGGAAGCTGGGGTTCATATCGTTGACGAAGATGCATCGGCTGCTACCAAATCGTTGTTTGCTTATCTGGACAGCAAGAGCGGCAAACAAGTCATGTTCGGTCATCAGCATGATACTACCGTCTCTTTTGCCGGAAAGGATAAGAACGGAAATGTTATTTCTGATGTATACAGCTCCACGGGTGATTATCCTGCGGTTTTTGGTTGGGATACCCTTAGTTTAGATGGATATGAGAATCCTCCTGGAGTTAGCGGAGATTATGAAGCGAGTAGATTAGGACTATCTGCTGCCATGAAGCAGGCCCATGATTTGGGTGGTATTGTTACGCTGAGTACACATCCGTACAATTTTGTAACGGGTGGAAGCTTTAACGATACAGGGAATTCCAAAGGAGCAACCCGCTCGGTAGTAGCACGTATTTTGCCGGGTGGAGATAAGAATGGAGAGTTTAATAAATATCTGGATCGCATCTCTGATTTTGCGAACAATCTTAAGGACGACGATGGCAACCTAATTCCAGTTCTGTTCCGTCCTTTCCACGAACAAAATGGAGGTTGGTTCTGGTGGGGTGCGGCTACAACGACAAAGAGTGAATACGCGGAACTTTACAGATATACAGTCGAATACCTGCGTGATGTTAAAGGCGTTCATAACTTCCTTTATGTATTCTCACCAAACGGATCTTTTAATGGAAATGAAAGTGAATATTTAACAACTTATCCAGGTGATCAATTTGTTGATATTCTTGGAATGGATCAGTATGACAACAAGGAGAATGCCGGTTCGGAAGCTTTCCTCAATGGTCTTGTTAAAGACCTTAAGATGATTTCTCAGCTTGCTCAAGACAAAGGTAAAATTGTTACCCTATCTGAGTATGGTTATAGTGCTGCTGGTATGAAAACAACAGGCAATAATGAGCTGGAATGGTTCACTAAAGTATTGAATGCGATCAAGGCTGATCCTGATGCAGCAAAAATATCGTATATGCTGACTTGGGCGAACTTCGGTGAAGGTAATAATCTGTATGTTCCTTATAAGAATGTTCCTAATAAAGCAGATCATGAGTTGCTTCCTGATTTTGTGAATTTCTATAAAGATGATTTCACGGCTTTTGCGAGTGATGTGAAAGGAGATAATAAGTACAATCTCGAAGTTGAAGTTGCAGCAAAGAGACCTTTCCTGCACATCGTAACTCCGAATAATATCAGTACAGTAACAGATGCCGTGACCGTCATTCGGGCCAAGGTGCTGAATACAGTGCCTAGCAAAGTGACCTATACTGTGGGTGATTCTGGAGTAGAAGTGGAAATGACGCTCGGTACGGACGGCTACTATAGCGCTTCTTGGCAGCCAGATGCTAGTCTGAATGGCAGTTCAACTGAGATTACAGTGAGAGCATACGGTACAGGAGATACTACACTTACGCAAACTAACTCCGTATTCTTGAAAATCAATGAAGCGCCAATAAAGGTAATTACTTTTGATACAGAGAAGGATTTGGAGCAAATCCAAAACAATGGTACTTGGTCGGGGCTCGCCAATAACGCAGAGACGATCAAGACTGTCTTGCAACATACATCACTTGAAGCTGACGGTAAGCTTGTTATTAACATTACTGAAGGGCTGACCGCTGAGGATACTTGGCAGGAATTGAAGCTGCAATTGAATGATCTGGCACTGGGTGGAGTGGATCTTTCCCAAGTTACACGTGTGAAGTTCTCGGTGTTAATTCCAGAGTCTGCACAGAATGAGGCTAACAATGCTGCGGTACGCAGTGTGATTCAGTTGCCACCAGATTGGGATACGAAGTATGGCATGGATTCATCCTATAAATCTTTGTCCGATCTAGAGACAGTTAACATAGGTGGATTACAATATTATAAATTCGATGTTTCGATTGATCTGGATAATGCCGCTAAATCAGCAGAAGCGACTGGATTAGCGATATCTATTGTTGGCAGTGGTTTGGAAGTTGAAGGTGAATTGCCAATCTACGTAGATAATATCGGGCTTTATAATACGTATACTGCACCTGTTGCTGATAAGGCGCTGGTGGATAATTTTGAAGCATATGGCTCCAGTAATGAAGCCTTGGCAGCTAAATATCCTAAGGCTGGCGGAGATGATGTGAGCGTATCTTTAAGCTCCGAGCATAAGGCATCCGGGGATTACGGGATGAAACTGCACTATACGATTAATAATGCAGGTTATACCGGAGTAGGTAAAAGTCTGGGTTCGCTGGACTGGTCCGACTATAATGCACTCAGTATGTGGGTAGCTTCTGATGGAGACAACGCTTATGCAGAGAAAGGTGAACCGCTTAAGCTAGTGGTGCAGCTTGTCATTGATGGAGGATATTTCGAAGCTTATCCGGTCATTAATCCAGACAAGAACGGTAAAATAGTATTAAGTTTGAAGAATTTGACGGAGATGAGCTGGGGGAAAGCCGGAGAGCTTACACAGGAAAGATTGAAGCAAGTTCAGAGCTTCAACTTGTATGTGAATGCTATGGATGGACAGAGCCATGAAGGTTCGCTCTACTTTGATGATATTCAAGCGGTCTATGACCGGACACTTCCGGATATGTCGGAAGAAGGAAATGGAGGTTCCCAGGGACATGAGCCTGGCGTGTTGTACGCCTTCACTACAGAAGCTGATATTGCAGGATGGGCTACAACAAACGGTTCGTCTGCCAACGCTCAACCTCCAACATTTGATGGCAATGAAGAAGCGGCAAGTGTACAATTTGATTTGATTAATACTGGCAATGATGCAAATGGCAGCTCCAAAGAATCCTTTGAACTTGCTATTAATCCTGAGAAGCTGAATATTACAGGGCTGGAAACGATCAGCGCTAAGGTTAAGCTCTCGAGTGGTGCAGCTAAAGCGCGTCTATTCATCAAGACAGGTGCGGACTGGAAATGGAGCGACAGCGGCGATTCTGTACCTGTAGATTCTAAGGGTTATACGACCTTATCTATTTCACTGCCGACTGCAGCAGCAGGGGTGGGCGTAGATTTGGCTGCTGTAAAGACGATTGGGATTAAAATTGAGGATATTTCCAATGATGGAGGAACTGCGAAGCTTTATTTGAAGGAAGTGTCTCTGGAGAAAGCTGTCCCGGATGTGCACTATGGCTTCGAGACGGGAAATGACGGGTGGTCCTTCAATTGGGGTACAGCCACAGTATCAACTGATGTATATGCTGAAGGCAAGCAATCTTTGAAGCTTGATTTCGCATGGAATGGAGAGGATAAGGATCCTTTTATAGCAGCATCAAAAGTAGCTGCCCTTGATCTGAGCTCATTCTCCAAGCTTACTGCTAAAGTTAGAATCGTCTCTGACCATCCAGACGTACAAGCAAAGCTGTTTCTTCAATTAGGTGGCTATGCAGTGTGGGTAGATTCGGGTGCGAAGATAGCTGCTCAAGATGGATTCAAAGAGTTCATGATTGATCTCAGCAACAATTCCAATCTATCGCCTGAGAATTTGAAAAAAGTGGACGCCATTGGCATTCAGTTTGTTACGCCTTCTACAGCTGGAACGGCTACAGCTTATATTGACGAGATCATAGCTTCTAAATAA
- a CDS encoding D-2-hydroxyacid dehydrogenase: protein MTKSIVCLQPLTAEQQERVKAAAPGYTFTQGDGKNPDLQLLADAEIVIGWAKGIGDTLLRPDTPLRWVQSWSAGIEKLPLERLKERGILLTSGSGVHAEPISAVIFGFMLLFTRNLHTAVRNQMNRYWNSDGSESELFGKTAVIVGTGAIGSETARIAKAFRMKTIGVSRSGKPLADFDQVYTTDHLPEAVSQGDFIINILPITNETKHLFNTAIFSAFKQGSYYINVGRGATTDTEALIHALNRGQLRGAGLDVFETEPLPQDHPLWTMEQVVITPHSAGVTDQYANRIVNIFTENMNSYLSTGTPSLNLVDYARQY from the coding sequence ATGACTAAGTCCATTGTATGTTTACAACCACTTACAGCCGAGCAACAAGAAAGGGTCAAAGCAGCAGCCCCCGGGTATACATTCACACAAGGAGACGGCAAAAATCCGGATTTACAGCTACTTGCTGATGCTGAAATCGTAATCGGCTGGGCCAAAGGCATCGGCGATACGCTTCTTCGTCCAGATACACCCCTTCGCTGGGTCCAATCCTGGTCTGCTGGAATTGAGAAGCTTCCACTTGAGCGTTTAAAGGAGCGTGGAATCCTGTTGACTAGTGGGAGCGGAGTGCACGCCGAGCCTATTTCTGCGGTAATCTTCGGCTTCATGCTTCTCTTCACGCGTAATTTGCATACAGCCGTTCGTAATCAGATGAACCGCTACTGGAATTCTGACGGCAGTGAAAGTGAATTGTTCGGAAAGACAGCCGTTATTGTTGGAACCGGAGCCATCGGCAGCGAAACAGCTAGAATCGCTAAAGCCTTCCGGATGAAGACGATCGGAGTAAGTCGCTCAGGTAAGCCTCTCGCTGATTTTGATCAAGTGTATACCACTGACCACCTGCCAGAAGCTGTTAGCCAAGGCGACTTCATCATCAATATACTCCCTATCACCAATGAAACTAAGCATTTATTTAATACTGCAATCTTCTCTGCCTTTAAACAAGGCTCCTATTACATTAACGTTGGACGTGGAGCGACTACCGATACTGAAGCTCTAATCCATGCACTGAATCGTGGACAGCTTCGCGGTGCCGGATTAGATGTATTCGAAACCGAACCCCTACCGCAGGATCATCCGCTTTGGACTATGGAGCAGGTAGTCATCACTCCTCATTCTGCTGGTGTAACGGATCAATACGCTAATCGAATCGTAAATATTTTTACCGAAAATATGAATTCCTATTTATCTACTGGCACTCCATCCCTAAATCTCGTTGATTATGCTCGCCAATATTAA